Proteins co-encoded in one Cellulosilyticum sp. I15G10I2 genomic window:
- the aspS gene encoding aspartate--tRNA ligase: protein MSESMQGLKRTHHCTALSSANVGEEVIVTGWVQRRRNLGQLLFITLRDITGLLQLSFSENTEKEIFEKAEKLRSEYVIAARGVVVSRGEDANKSMKTGDIEIDVKELRILSEAETTPFEIVENSDVREELRLKYRYLDLRRPDMQNNLILRSKVAQSVRRFLETEGFLEIETPILIKSSPEGARDYIVPSRVHPGSFYGLPQSPQIFKQLLMVSGYDRYFQIAKCFRDEDLRADRQPEFTQIDMEMSFVDVEDVIGINERLIQKVFKEAMDMDITLPITRLTYQEAMNRYGSDKPDIRFGLELKELSDLVEGCGFAVFENALKEGGAVRAINAKGMGDIGRKQIDSLVAYGKDFGAKGVAWHQIKADGEEKSSFAKFLGEETLTQIKERMGAETDDLILVVADKPSVVYAALGALRLEAARRLELISKDEFKFVWVTDFPLLEFDEEANRYVAMHHPFTMPKDEDIPLMETDPGKVRAKAYDLCLNGCELGGGSIRIYQKEVQEKMFELLGFSEEAAYSQFGYLLNAFKYGVPPHGGLAFGLDRIIMLMCQSDSIRDVIAFPKVKDASCLMTEAPGPVEDKQLEELALSITKVEE from the coding sequence ATGTCAGAGTCAATGCAAGGACTTAAAAGAACACATCATTGTACGGCACTATCTTCGGCAAACGTTGGAGAGGAAGTTATTGTAACAGGATGGGTACAAAGAAGAAGAAATTTAGGGCAGCTGCTTTTTATTACACTACGTGATATCACAGGACTTTTACAATTATCTTTCAGCGAAAATACTGAGAAAGAGATATTTGAGAAAGCTGAAAAGCTCAGATCAGAATATGTTATTGCTGCACGGGGAGTAGTTGTATCCCGTGGAGAAGATGCTAATAAGTCTATGAAAACTGGAGATATTGAGATTGATGTCAAAGAGCTTCGTATTCTTTCAGAGGCAGAAACAACGCCTTTTGAAATAGTAGAAAATAGTGATGTAAGAGAAGAACTTAGACTGAAATACCGCTACCTTGATCTTAGAAGGCCTGATATGCAAAATAATCTTATTTTGCGTAGTAAAGTCGCACAATCGGTACGCAGGTTCCTAGAAACAGAAGGCTTTTTAGAGATAGAAACACCCATACTCATCAAGAGTTCGCCAGAAGGTGCAAGAGATTATATCGTTCCTTCAAGAGTACACCCAGGAAGTTTTTATGGTCTTCCTCAATCACCACAGATTTTTAAACAGCTCCTTATGGTTTCAGGATACGATAGATACTTTCAGATTGCTAAGTGCTTCCGTGATGAAGATCTTAGAGCAGATAGACAGCCTGAGTTTACACAGATCGATATGGAAATGTCTTTTGTAGATGTTGAGGATGTAATAGGTATTAATGAAAGACTTATACAAAAGGTGTTTAAAGAAGCAATGGATATGGATATTACGCTGCCAATCACTAGGCTTACTTATCAAGAAGCAATGAATAGATATGGCTCAGATAAGCCAGATATTCGTTTTGGATTAGAACTTAAAGAGCTTTCAGACCTAGTAGAGGGATGTGGTTTTGCAGTATTTGAAAATGCTTTAAAAGAAGGCGGTGCCGTTCGTGCAATTAATGCAAAAGGCATGGGCGATATCGGTCGTAAGCAAATTGACAGTTTAGTAGCTTATGGTAAAGACTTTGGAGCAAAGGGTGTAGCATGGCATCAGATTAAAGCGGATGGCGAAGAAAAATCTTCATTTGCAAAATTCTTAGGCGAAGAAACCTTGACTCAGATTAAAGAGCGTATGGGGGCTGAGACGGACGATTTAATCTTAGTCGTAGCTGATAAACCGTCAGTAGTTTATGCAGCACTTGGAGCACTTAGATTAGAGGCCGCAAGACGTTTAGAACTTATATCAAAAGACGAGTTTAAATTTGTATGGGTAACTGATTTTCCGCTTCTTGAGTTTGATGAGGAAGCAAACAGATATGTAGCTATGCACCATCCATTCACAATGCCAAAAGATGAAGACATTCCACTTATGGAGACTGATCCAGGAAAAGTACGTGCTAAAGCCTATGATCTTTGCTTAAATGGCTGCGAACTTGGTGGTGGAAGTATTCGTATTTATCAAAAAGAAGTGCAAGAAAAAATGTTTGAGCTCCTTGGTTTTAGTGAGGAAGCAGCATATAGTCAATTTGGTTATTTACTCAATGCCTTTAAATATGGGGTACCGCCTCATGGGGGCCTTGCATTTGGGCTAGATCGTATCATCATGTTGATGTGCCAATCAGATAGTATCAGAGACGTTATAGCTTTCCCTAAGGTAAAGGATGCAAGCTGTCTGATGACAGAAGCACCAGGACCTGTTGAAGATAAACAATTAGAAGAATTAGCACTTAGTATTACTAAAGTTGAAGAATAA
- the hisS gene encoding histidine--tRNA ligase, with protein MEEIRALKGTKDIFGDEMRKWLDIEDIIRNLCDDFGFNQIRTPIFEFTKLFKRGVGETTDIVNKEMYSFIDKGDNDITLKPESTAPVVRAYLEHAMHAETQPIKLYYISPTFRYEKPQAGRQRQFHQFGIEMFGSESPTADAEVIAIGQTLLKRLGIKNVELHINSLGGPECRKRYNETLKTFLRSKEEHLCELCKERMDKNPLRVLDCKNEKCQQELQGAPTILDTLGESCKAHFEKVQELLTAMNIAYSVDSSIVRGLDYYTKTVFEFISNDIGAQGTVCGGGRYDKLVEEIGGKPTPAVGFGAGMERLLLVREAENKDAVSPTYRDIFIGYRGETAMVEAFKMVNHLRQAGISAESDHLQRSIKAQMKYANKISAKFSAIIGESELEEKSVQVKNMATGEAITVSFDQLADSVKKMLSETL; from the coding sequence ATGGAAGAAATTCGTGCGCTTAAAGGAACTAAAGACATCTTTGGAGATGAGATGAGGAAATGGCTCGATATCGAAGATATCATTAGAAACCTATGTGATGATTTTGGATTTAATCAAATTAGAACACCAATATTTGAATTTACAAAACTTTTTAAAAGAGGAGTTGGTGAGACTACAGATATTGTTAATAAAGAAATGTACTCTTTTATAGATAAAGGTGATAATGACATTACTTTAAAACCAGAGAGTACAGCCCCAGTAGTACGGGCTTATCTTGAGCATGCTATGCATGCAGAAACCCAGCCTATTAAGCTATATTACATCTCACCTACATTTAGATACGAAAAACCACAGGCAGGGCGTCAACGACAATTTCATCAGTTTGGGATTGAGATGTTTGGCAGTGAGAGTCCAACAGCAGATGCAGAGGTTATTGCAATAGGGCAGACGCTTCTTAAAAGACTGGGGATTAAAAATGTAGAGCTTCATATCAACTCATTAGGTGGTCCAGAATGCAGAAAAAGATATAATGAAACACTGAAAACTTTTCTACGTTCAAAAGAAGAACATCTTTGTGAATTATGTAAAGAAAGAATGGATAAAAACCCACTGCGTGTGCTGGATTGTAAAAATGAAAAATGTCAACAAGAGCTACAAGGTGCTCCTACTATTTTGGATACATTAGGCGAAAGTTGTAAAGCTCATTTTGAGAAGGTTCAAGAGCTTCTTACTGCTATGAATATAGCGTATAGTGTTGATTCAAGTATTGTAAGAGGTCTTGATTATTATACTAAAACTGTATTTGAATTTATTTCAAATGATATAGGTGCTCAAGGCACTGTATGTGGCGGAGGAAGATACGATAAATTAGTTGAAGAAATAGGCGGCAAACCGACCCCAGCAGTAGGTTTTGGAGCAGGAATGGAAAGACTGCTTCTTGTACGTGAGGCAGAAAATAAAGATGCAGTTAGTCCGACTTACCGTGATATATTTATTGGGTATAGAGGTGAAACGGCTATGGTAGAAGCTTTTAAGATGGTAAATCATTTAAGACAAGCAGGCATAAGTGCAGAAAGTGACCATCTTCAAAGAAGCATTAAAGCACAGATGAAATATGCTAATAAGATTAGTGCAAAGTTCTCGGCCATTATTGGTGAAAGTGAATTGGAAGAGAAATCAGTTCAAGTTAAAAATATGGCAACAGGAGAAGCTATAACAGTATCTTTTGATCAATTGGCAGATAGTGTGAAAAAAATGTTAAGTGAGACACTATAA
- a CDS encoding chemotaxis protein, producing MKNSVLLEAGTGELEIIVFIVNGNAYCINVLKSREIIQLGEIRPGAVTNKSILGLASVRDKVMTVVDLSYILDNKPTDLTNTKMALVCEFNNQEVMFVVDSIVGIQRIKWSDITKPDRLLKSTLSVGNILTDNGILLLLDFEKIITDLSESDNVYLKSKDKIALKSERMTKKIYIAEDSKTIRNLLKEVLVAGGYTQLTLFDNGQDVLKSIFEIKEKHGQNFNKEIDLLITDIEMPILDGHTVTRRIKEDPLLSELPVVIFSSLITADLFHKGEQVKADRQISKPSIDGLVAAIDELLF from the coding sequence ATGAAAAACTCAGTTTTATTAGAAGCAGGAACAGGAGAATTAGAAATAATTGTATTTATCGTCAACGGAAATGCTTATTGTATCAATGTATTAAAGTCAAGAGAGATTATACAATTAGGCGAAATAAGACCAGGAGCAGTCACTAATAAAAGTATATTAGGACTTGCAAGTGTGCGAGATAAAGTTATGACTGTTGTGGACCTAAGCTATATATTAGATAATAAGCCAACAGACCTAACAAATACTAAAATGGCCTTAGTATGTGAATTTAATAATCAAGAAGTGATGTTTGTAGTAGATAGTATTGTCGGCATCCAAAGAATTAAGTGGTCAGACATTACAAAACCGGACAGGTTGTTAAAATCAACACTTTCAGTTGGAAACATCTTAACAGATAATGGAATACTTCTTTTATTAGATTTTGAAAAAATAATAACAGATTTATCAGAGTCCGACAATGTATATCTTAAGAGCAAGGATAAAATAGCACTTAAATCTGAAAGAATGACCAAGAAAATCTATATAGCAGAAGATTCTAAAACAATTAGAAACCTGCTTAAAGAAGTCTTAGTAGCAGGTGGATACACACAACTTACGTTATTTGACAATGGACAAGATGTACTAAAGTCTATTTTTGAAATTAAAGAAAAACATGGACAAAATTTCAATAAAGAAATAGATCTCCTTATAACAGATATAGAAATGCCTATATTAGATGGACATACTGTTACCAGAAGGATAAAAGAAGATCCACTCTTAAGTGAATTGCCAGTAGTCATTTTCTCATCACTTATAACAGCAGATCTTTTTCATAAAGGAGAACAAGTAAAGGCAGATAGGCAAATCAGTAAACCGTCTATTGATGGACTTGTAGCGGCTATTGATGAATTGTTATTTTAG